The DNA window CAATCCGCGGCGGCAGCGGCATTTCACCGCCGACCAATATTTCAAGACCCAGGCCGAGATGCAGGCGCTGTTCGCCGACATCCCATCGTCGCTGGCGAACGCGGTGGAAATTGCCAAGCGCTGCAACCTCACCCTCACGCTGGGCAAGCCGCAACTGCCCGATTTCCCCACGCCGGACGGCATGCCCATGGCGGCCTATTTCCGGACGCAGTCCTTCGAGGGGATGGAGCGGCGCCTGCAGCAGCTCTACCCCGATGCCGCCAAGCGCGAGGCGCAGCGAGCGCGTTACGTGGAGCGGCTGGAGTTCGAGCTCGGCACCATCGCCAAGATGGGCTTCGAGGGCTATTTCCTCATCGTGGCCGACTTCATCAACTGGGCCAAGGACAACGGCTGTCCGGTGGGGCCGGGGCGGGGTTCCGGGGCGGGCTCGCTGGTGGCCTACAGCCTGCGCATCACCGACCTCGACCCGCTCGCCTACAACCTTCTCTTCGAGCGTTTCCTCAACCCGGAGCGGGTGTCGATGCCCGACTTCGACATCGACTTCTGCCAGGAAAACCGCGACCGCGTGATCGACTACGTGAAGCACAAATTCGGCGCAGGTGCGGTGTCGCAAATCGCCACCTTCGGCACCCTGGCGGCGCGCGCCGCGCTGCGCGACGTGGGCCGGGTGCAGGAGCTGGGCTACAACTTCTGCGACGCGCTGGCCAAACTCATTCCCAACAAGCCGGGGCAGCACATCACCATCGCCCAGGCCATCGAGGTCGAGCCGCAGCTCAAGGAGCGCATGGAACAGGAGGACGAAGTGCGCCACCTGCTGACCCTGGCGCAGCAGCTCGAAGGCCTGCCGCGCAACGTGGGCATGCACGCCGGCGGCGTGCTCATCGCCCCCGGCAAGCTCACCGACTTCTGCCCGCTCTACGCCCAGCCCGGCAGCACCGATGCGGTGTCGCAGTTCGACAAGGACGATGTCGAGGCCATCGGCCTGGTGAAGTTCGACTTCCTCGGCCTGGCCACGCTCACCATCCTGGAGCTTGCCGCCCAGCACATTCGCCGCGACCACCCGGAGCGCGCCGACTTCAAGCTGGAGGACATTCCGCTGGACGACCCCGCCAGCTACAGGCTGATGGCGCGCGGCGACACCGTGGCGGTGTTCCAGCTGGAATCGCGCGGCATGCAGGGCATGTTGCGCGAGGCCAAACCCGACCGCTTCGAGGACATCATCGCCCTGGTTGCGCTGTACCGCCCGGGGCCGATGGACCTGATCCCCAGCTTCTGCCGCCGCAAGGACGGGAGCGAGCCCATCGTCTACCCCGACCCGCGCATGGCCTCGGTGCTGCAGGAGACCTACGGCATCATGGTCTACCAGGAGCAGGTGATGCAGGTGGCGCAGGTCATCGGCGGCTACTCGCTCGGCGGCGCCGACCTGCTGCGCCGTGCCATGGGTAAAAAGAAGCCCGAGGAGATGGCCAAGCACCGCGGCATCTTCGCCGATGGCGCGGCGAAGAACGGCATCGCCGCGGACAAGGCCAACGAAATCTTCGACTTGATGGAGAAGTTCGCCGGCTACGGTTTCAACAAGTCGCACGCCGCCGCTTACGCCTTGCTCGCGGTACAGACGGCGTGGCTGAAGGCGCATTACCCGGCCGAATTCATGGCCGCCAACATGAGCATCGCGCTGGACGACACCGACAAACTCAAGGTGCTGGTGGACGACGCCCGCAATCTGGGCCTCAAGCTCCTGCCGCCCGACATCAATCTCGGCGGCTGGCGCTTCGACCCGGTGGACGCGCACACCATTCGCTACGCGCTCGGCGCCATCAAGGGCACCGGGCGTGCGGCCATCGAAGGCATCGTCGAGGCGCGTGGCGACAAACCCTTCACGTCGCTGATGGATTTCGCCGCGCGCGTGGACCGCACCCGCATCAACCGCCGCGTGCTCGAAGCCCTGATCCGTGCTGGCGCCTTCGACGCCATCGACCCCAATCGCGCCACCCTCATGGCGGCGGTGGGCATGGCGCTGGAGCATGCCGCCCAATGTGCCGAGCATGCGGCCCAAGGCGGACTGTTCGACAGCCTGTTCGACGACGCCAGCGCCCCCGCGCCCGAGCCGCAGCCGCCATGGGATTTGCGCAAACGCCTGTCCGAGGAAAAACTCGCCATCGGCTTCGTGCTCAGCGGCCATCTGTTCGACGCTCATGCCGACGAGGTGCGCCGCTTCGCCCCGCGCCCGCTGGCGGAGCTGGCCGATGCGCGCGAGCCGCAAATCGTCGCCGGCATCGTCGCCGCCGTGCGCGTGGTGCAAGGCCAGCGCGGGCGGGTGGCCATCGTCACTCTGGAAGACCGCTCCGGCATGCTCGAAACCGTGGTCAACGAGCGCCTGCTCGACACCGTGCGCGCTCTGCTGCGCGACGACGAACTGCTGGTGCTGCAAGGCCGCGCCCAGACCGACCGCTTCAGCGGCGGCCTGCGCTTCAACGTCGACGCCGTGTGGACCCTGGAGCAGACCCGCGCGCGCCTGGGCCGGCGCATTCGCCTGCGCGTCAACGGCTTGGCCGACGCCGCCCCGCTCATCGCGCTGGCCCGCACCCGGGCTGCCGCCAAGGAAGACGGCCTGCCGCTGGACATCGAAGTCGAACGCAGCGGCGCCGCCGCCCTGCTGCGCCTCGACCGCGTGCGCCTGCGCCCCGGCGACGACGTGCTCGCGGAACTGGCCACACTGGCGCTGGATGGACGGGTGCAGGTGGTGTACGACGGCAGCGACTCAGCCACGGCCCAGCGCATGCAGCATTGAGGTGCCTGCGGCACAGGCTGCGTGAATCGCTGTCGCTTCCGGGCCGAGACGAGTCCAACCCAGCCGGGCCTGATCTTTTGCCGTTCTCGCCTTGCCCGGCAGCAAGTCGGTAAGACGAGATGGGATGGCGTTCAACCCGCGTCGCGCGGCCCGGCCTTGATTTCCATCGGCGTGTACCACCGGCCACCGCCGTCCGCCGGGAAGCGGCCGACGCGCTGGACGGCGCGCAGCACGGCCTGATCCCAGCTCGGCACGCCGCTGGAGCGTTCGATTTTCGTGCCCAGGACTTCGCCCGAGTTCGGGTCGAGCGTGACGGTGATGATCACTTTCGGGTCGCCCTGAATCTGGTCGATCTGCGGATAGATCACGTTCTGCCGCACCAGTGTGGCCAGACGCGCCGCGTAGGCGCCAGACGGGCCCGAGCTCGCGGCGGCCGTAGCCGTGCTGGTCGCAGGGCCGGTGCCGGCCTGGGACATGAGGTTTTTCATGTAGTCCGAGCGCGCCTGTTGCTGCAGTTTGGCGAGGTGTTGTTCGCGTTGTTGCTCGGCCTTGCGCAGTTGCTCCGCCTTTTTCTCGGCCTGTTGTTGCGCCAATTGCTGCGCCTTGAGTTCCTGCTGTTTCTTCTGCTCGGCGAGTTTGCGTTGCTCAGCGGCTTTTTCCTGTGCCAGACGCTGCTGTTGCAGCGCCAGTTTTTCCGCCGCCAGCTTGTCCGCCAGGCGTTGCTGGGCCTGTTGCTGGGCGAGCAGGGCGGCTTGGCGCTTCTCTTCTTCCTGCTTGCGCTTGCGGGCTTTTTCCAGCGCGATCTCGGCGTTGTCAGGCGTGGGTTGCACCTTGGCCAGCGGTGGTGGGGCTGGCTGCTGCTGCGGCTGAGGCTGTGGTTTGGGTGCGGGCCGCACCGCTTGGGGCTCGACCTTGGGTGGCCGTGGCGCGGCCAGATGCGCCGTGGGCGCCCACAGCTCGGCCTCGATGGCTTCAGGGGTGTGGCTTTTCCAGTGCACGCCCAGCGCGATGACGATGATGAGCAGCAGGTGGATCAGGGCGGCGAACAGCAACGCGCGGCCAATGCCCTTTTCGGGCGGTGGGCGCAGCTTGTCGGCCGGGGGGTTGTAGGTGTTCATGTCAGAAGGCGCCAAGGCCTGTTCAGGCCCATGCGCCGGCGCAGAAGCGTGGAGATTGCAGCATGCAGGACAAACGGCGCGTTGGGCTTCACGGTTGACGTGCGGCTTGCCCAGTCGCCTGCACCGCCAGGCCGACGCGCTGCACGCCGCCTTCCTTCAGGCGGTTGAGCACCTTGATGACGTCGTCGTATTTCACGTCCTTGTCGGCGGCGATCAGCACCGGCATTGCGGCCAGGGTGGAGCCGCTTTGCTGGGCGAGTTGCGCCACCGCCTTTTGCAAATCGGCCATGCTCGTGGGTTGCGGATTCAGGCCCGTGGTTCCGGGTTTGGCCTTGGGGTCGCGCAGGCGCACGCTCAGAATCTTGTCGGCCTTGATGTCCACTTCCACCACGGTGTCGGGCGCGCGCGTGGCCTGGCCCACGCTGGGCAGCTTCACGGCGCTTGGGGTGATGAGGGGGGCGGTGACCATGAAAATGATGAGCAGCACCAGCATCACGTCGATATACGGCACGACGTTGATTTCGGCCAGCGCGCGTCGCCGGTGCCCGCTGCCGCGCTGTATCGAGGCCATTCAGCGCGCTCCCGTTGCAGCCGACATGGGCCGGGTCATGGGCCCGGCGTCCTGCGCCGGCGCGCTTTGCGGGTGCGGTGCCACCTGGCGCTGCAGGATGTTGGAGAACTCTTCGGTGAAGGACTCGAAGCGAATGGCCAGGCGATCGATGTCGCGGGCGAAAAAGTTGTAGGCGATGACGGCCGGAATGGCGGCGAACAGGCCTATGGCCGTGGCCACCAGCGCCTCGGCGATGCCGGGGGCGACCGTGGCCAGCGTCACCTGCTGCAGGTTGGACAGGCCGACGAAGGCGTGCATGATGCCCCAGACCGTGCCGAACAGGCCCACGTAGGGCGACACCGACGCCACCGAAGCGAGGAAGGACAGGTTGGACTCGATCACGTCCATCTCGCGCTGAAAGGCGGCGCGCATGGCGCGGCGCGAGCCGTCCACCAGGGTGGTGGAGTCGAGCCGGCGCTCGCGCAGCTTGAGGAATTCGCGCATGCCGGAGGCGAAGATGCGCTGCAGCGGGCTGCCCTGGCGCGCGCTGTTGATGGCCGCCTGGTACAGGTCGTTCAAGCTGGTGCCGGACCAGAACTCCTGCTCGAAATCGTCGGTCTTCAGGCGGGCGCTTTTGATGGCGAAGTATTTGCGGAAGATGACGGTCCAACTCGCGAGCGACACCGCCATGAGCAGCGCCAGGACGAACTGGACGACGGCGCTGGCACCCAGTACGAGTGAGATGATGGAAAAGTTTTGGTCCATGCAAAGTCCAGGCTGGAAGTGGCGGGAAGAGCGGCGCTATGGATGCAGAGCCCGCAGACGGCGCCGGGTTCCCCGGGGAGTGCGGGCAGACTCCTGAAGCCCGCTATTTTGCACCGCTGCAAGCCGTGCCCGCGTGACGTTTTGTGTAGCGCCCGCGCTGGCGGTGCCCTGGGGACTATCCCATGATGGCTTGCAGCACCGCGGCCGGCAGGCGCCTTGGCTTGAAGCTGCCGGCTTGCACGCAGGCCACGCGCACTTGCACGCTGGCCAGCAGGGTGGCGGCCGCGGCGTCCGACGCGCCGGACGCGGGCGCGCAGCGGCGCACCTCCTGCAACAACTCCAGACTGGCGCCGCCCACCTCGACCACGGTCACGCTGACGGTGAGTTGATCGTCCAGCCGCGCCGGCGCGAGGTAGCGCACCTGCGCACTGCTGACGACGAACAGCAGCGCGTCGCGTTCGGCCAGGCGTTGCTGATCCAGGCCCAGGGAGCGCAGCCATTCGGTGCGCGCGCGCTCGCAGAACTTGAGGTAGTTGGCGTAATACACCACGCCGCCGGCGTCGGTGTCTTCCCAATAGGTCCGCACCGGCCAGATGAAGGCGGGCGCGGTGGCAGGGGCGGTGAATGGGGTTGCGCTCATGCGGGGAGTCTATTGATTTTCTGGCGCACCGAGGGCCTGTTCACGCTATTGCTGCGCCCGC is part of the Thiomonas sp. X19 genome and encodes:
- the tolQ gene encoding protein TolQ, with product MDQNFSIISLVLGASAVVQFVLALLMAVSLASWTVIFRKYFAIKSARLKTDDFEQEFWSGTSLNDLYQAAINSARQGSPLQRIFASGMREFLKLRERRLDSTTLVDGSRRAMRAAFQREMDVIESNLSFLASVASVSPYVGLFGTVWGIMHAFVGLSNLQQVTLATVAPGIAEALVATAIGLFAAIPAVIAYNFFARDIDRLAIRFESFTEEFSNILQRQVAPHPQSAPAQDAGPMTRPMSAATGAR
- the tolA gene encoding cell envelope integrity protein TolA, producing the protein MNTYNPPADKLRPPPEKGIGRALLFAALIHLLLIIVIALGVHWKSHTPEAIEAELWAPTAHLAAPRPPKVEPQAVRPAPKPQPQPQQQPAPPPLAKVQPTPDNAEIALEKARKRKQEEEKRQAALLAQQQAQQRLADKLAAEKLALQQQRLAQEKAAEQRKLAEQKKQQELKAQQLAQQQAEKKAEQLRKAEQQREQHLAKLQQQARSDYMKNLMSQAGTGPATSTATAAASSGPSGAYAARLATLVRQNVIYPQIDQIQGDPKVIITVTLDPNSGEVLGTKIERSSGVPSWDQAVLRAVQRVGRFPADGGGRWYTPMEIKAGPRDAG
- the ybgC gene encoding tol-pal system-associated acyl-CoA thioesterase, whose product is MSATPFTAPATAPAFIWPVRTYWEDTDAGGVVYYANYLKFCERARTEWLRSLGLDQQRLAERDALLFVVSSAQVRYLAPARLDDQLTVSVTVVEVGGASLELLQEVRRCAPASGASDAAAATLLASVQVRVACVQAGSFKPRRLPAAVLQAIMG
- the dnaE gene encoding DNA polymerase III subunit alpha, which translates into the protein MSYVHLRTHTEFSIVDGSLRVDAAVAAARADGQGALAITDLNNLFAAVRFYSEARSAGVKPIIGCDVRVAPSEPAPQAPNTGLLLLATNRQGYLNLCTLLSRAWLEGHRNGQAEVQWAWLEHEGLSAGLIALCGARQGAIGQALLAGDGARARLLAQRHASVFPGRFYLELQRSGHAECARHVAAAVRLAADLGLPVVATHPVQFLQATDFEAHEARVCIAEGETLGNPRRQRHFTADQYFKTQAEMQALFADIPSSLANAVEIAKRCNLTLTLGKPQLPDFPTPDGMPMAAYFRTQSFEGMERRLQQLYPDAAKREAQRARYVERLEFELGTIAKMGFEGYFLIVADFINWAKDNGCPVGPGRGSGAGSLVAYSLRITDLDPLAYNLLFERFLNPERVSMPDFDIDFCQENRDRVIDYVKHKFGAGAVSQIATFGTLAARAALRDVGRVQELGYNFCDALAKLIPNKPGQHITIAQAIEVEPQLKERMEQEDEVRHLLTLAQQLEGLPRNVGMHAGGVLIAPGKLTDFCPLYAQPGSTDAVSQFDKDDVEAIGLVKFDFLGLATLTILELAAQHIRRDHPERADFKLEDIPLDDPASYRLMARGDTVAVFQLESRGMQGMLREAKPDRFEDIIALVALYRPGPMDLIPSFCRRKDGSEPIVYPDPRMASVLQETYGIMVYQEQVMQVAQVIGGYSLGGADLLRRAMGKKKPEEMAKHRGIFADGAAKNGIAADKANEIFDLMEKFAGYGFNKSHAAAYALLAVQTAWLKAHYPAEFMAANMSIALDDTDKLKVLVDDARNLGLKLLPPDINLGGWRFDPVDAHTIRYALGAIKGTGRAAIEGIVEARGDKPFTSLMDFAARVDRTRINRRVLEALIRAGAFDAIDPNRATLMAAVGMALEHAAQCAEHAAQGGLFDSLFDDASAPAPEPQPPWDLRKRLSEEKLAIGFVLSGHLFDAHADEVRRFAPRPLAELADAREPQIVAGIVAAVRVVQGQRGRVAIVTLEDRSGMLETVVNERLLDTVRALLRDDELLVLQGRAQTDRFSGGLRFNVDAVWTLEQTRARLGRRIRLRVNGLADAAPLIALARTRAAAKEDGLPLDIEVERSGAAALLRLDRVRLRPGDDVLAELATLALDGRVQVVYDGSDSATAQRMQH
- a CDS encoding ExbD/TolR family protein, translating into MASIQRGSGHRRRALAEINVVPYIDVMLVLLIIFMVTAPLITPSAVKLPSVGQATRAPDTVVEVDIKADKILSVRLRDPKAKPGTTGLNPQPTSMADLQKAVAQLAQQSGSTLAAMPVLIAADKDVKYDDVIKVLNRLKEGGVQRVGLAVQATGQAARQP